Proteins from one Portunus trituberculatus isolate SZX2019 chromosome 38, ASM1759143v1, whole genome shotgun sequence genomic window:
- the LOC123515132 gene encoding uncharacterized protein LOC123515132 isoform X2, which yields MASHDVLSLSLDDIIKMKGRKRSSNSRGRGQKSAGHQDRGMSHSSRGLGRGRAWGQGWGRTRGSRILSPKFTVQRAGIRAAGRDTPVRSKGIPGLGRGQAGLGRNRGGLLNGWSRGVWSGRGVRGGSQEQRGRGGIAGRGRGRGSLRGRGSIAILRRGRGGITQRASTTHPQLVRQNSQQNITARDSSFRQRLARRKIQQARKTLVLSQQNNRAKARLGIVNAMRGIQEEQIKPVRGAGSMRGAGSVVSLSSQHGLTVSIKNNIASSQIPHPGSSMKARPKLNRSRIRQYPTTSYTPTMFTVVNDQAIPPELPVAGPPPPRKILKRSVTSARDTRAGVASPVMVYPQQNSRPVPEPHRQILDPKVQKEIAMLQGKEVSLNSGPGPGVKGFRHIPSHTARSLNERFTEERMITT from the exons ATGATATCATCAAGATGAAAGGCCGTAAGCGTAGTTCAAATAGTAGAGGCCGAGGCCAGAAGTCGGCAGGTCACCAAGATCGTGGGATGAGCCACTCAAGCCGAGGCCTGGGCCGGGGCCGGGCCTGGGGCCAGGGCTGGGGCCGAACTAGGGGCTCTCGGATCCTATCTCCTAAATTTACTG TGCAACGTGCTGGCATCCGGGCAGCGGGGAGGGATACACCAGTTCGGAGTAAAGGCATTCCTGGGCTGGGGCGAGGCCAGGCAGGACTGGGCAGAAACCGTGGTGGGCTCCTGAATGGCTGGAGTAGAGGTGtgtggagtgggagaggggtaAGAGGAGGTTCTCAggagcaaagaggaagaggtggtatagcaggaagaggaagaggcagaggttCATTGAGGGGACGAGGAAGCATTGCCATCCTAAGAAGAGGTCGTGGTGGCATCACACAAAGAGCCTCCACCACTCACCCACAACTTGTCCGCCAG AATAGTCAGCAGAACATCACCGCACGGGACTCTTCCTTCAGGCAGCGGCTGGCTAGAAGAAAGATTCAGCAGGCCCGCAAGACCTTGGTCTTATCCCAGCAGAACAACAGAGCCAAGGCACGGCTAGGCATAGTCAATGCTATGCGGGGAATACAG GAGGAACAAATAAAACCTGTACGTGGGGCAGGCTCCATGCGAGGGGCTGGCTCTGTCGTGTCCCTTTCCTCACAGCATGGCCTCACAGTCAGCATCAAGAACAACATTGCATCAAGTCAGATTCCACATCCTG GTTCTTCAATGAAAGCAAGGCCCAAACTAAACAGAAGCAGAATAAGGCAATATCCTACAACAAGCTACACACCAACCATGTTCACAGTTGTGAACGACCAAGCAATACCTCCAGAGCTACCAGTCGCAGGCCCTCCACCACCTAGAAAAATTTTGAAGCGCAGTGTTACCTCTGCTAGAGACACAAGAGCTGGAGTGGCCTCACCAGTGATGGTTTACCCGCAACAGAACTCTCGTCCAGTCCCAGAACCCCATCGTCAAATACTAGATCCCAAGGTGCAGAAAGAGATAGCTATGCTGCAGGGCAAGGAAGTTTCTTTGAATAGTGGGCCAGGTCCAGGAGTGAAGGGATTCAGACACATCCCCAGTCACACGGCACGCTCCCTTAATGAACGTTTCACTGAAGAGAGGATGATAACTACATAA
- the LOC123515132 gene encoding uncharacterized protein LOC123515132 isoform X3 has product MASHDVLSLSLDDIIKMKGRKRSSNSRGRGQKSAGHQDRGMSHSSRGLGRGRAWGQGWGRTRGSRILSPKFTVQRAGIRAAGRDTPVRSKGIPGLGRGQAGLGRNRGGLLNGWSRGVWSGRGVRGGSQEQRGRGGIAGRGRGRGSLRGRGSIAILRRGRGGITQRASTTHPQLVRQQEEQIKPVRGAGSMRGAGSVVSLSSQHGLTVSIKNNIASSQIPHPGSSMKARPKLNRSRIRQYPTTSYTPTMFTVVNDQAIPPELPVAGPPPPRKILKRSVTSARDTRAGVASPVMVYPQQNSRPVPEPHRQILDPKVQKEIAMLQGKEVSLNSGPGPGVKGFRHIPSHTARSLNERFTEERMITT; this is encoded by the exons ATGATATCATCAAGATGAAAGGCCGTAAGCGTAGTTCAAATAGTAGAGGCCGAGGCCAGAAGTCGGCAGGTCACCAAGATCGTGGGATGAGCCACTCAAGCCGAGGCCTGGGCCGGGGCCGGGCCTGGGGCCAGGGCTGGGGCCGAACTAGGGGCTCTCGGATCCTATCTCCTAAATTTACTG TGCAACGTGCTGGCATCCGGGCAGCGGGGAGGGATACACCAGTTCGGAGTAAAGGCATTCCTGGGCTGGGGCGAGGCCAGGCAGGACTGGGCAGAAACCGTGGTGGGCTCCTGAATGGCTGGAGTAGAGGTGtgtggagtgggagaggggtaAGAGGAGGTTCTCAggagcaaagaggaagaggtggtatagcaggaagaggaagaggcagaggttCATTGAGGGGACGAGGAAGCATTGCCATCCTAAGAAGAGGTCGTGGTGGCATCACACAAAGAGCCTCCACCACTCACCCACAACTTGTCCGCCAG CAGGAGGAACAAATAAAACCTGTACGTGGGGCAGGCTCCATGCGAGGGGCTGGCTCTGTCGTGTCCCTTTCCTCACAGCATGGCCTCACAGTCAGCATCAAGAACAACATTGCATCAAGTCAGATTCCACATCCTG GTTCTTCAATGAAAGCAAGGCCCAAACTAAACAGAAGCAGAATAAGGCAATATCCTACAACAAGCTACACACCAACCATGTTCACAGTTGTGAACGACCAAGCAATACCTCCAGAGCTACCAGTCGCAGGCCCTCCACCACCTAGAAAAATTTTGAAGCGCAGTGTTACCTCTGCTAGAGACACAAGAGCTGGAGTGGCCTCACCAGTGATGGTTTACCCGCAACAGAACTCTCGTCCAGTCCCAGAACCCCATCGTCAAATACTAGATCCCAAGGTGCAGAAAGAGATAGCTATGCTGCAGGGCAAGGAAGTTTCTTTGAATAGTGGGCCAGGTCCAGGAGTGAAGGGATTCAGACACATCCCCAGTCACACGGCACGCTCCCTTAATGAACGTTTCACTGAAGAGAGGATGATAACTACATAA
- the LOC123515132 gene encoding uncharacterized protein LOC123515132 isoform X1, producing MASHDVLSLSLDDIIKMKGRKRSSNSRGRGQKSAGHQDRGMSHSSRGLGRGRAWGQGWGRTRGSRILSPKFTVQRAGIRAAGRDTPVRSKGIPGLGRGQAGLGRNRGGLLNGWSRGVWSGRGVRGGSQEQRGRGGIAGRGRGRGSLRGRGSIAILRRGRGGITQRASTTHPQLVRQNSQQNITARDSSFRQRLARRKIQQARKTLVLSQQNNRAKARLGIVNAMRGIQQEEQIKPVRGAGSMRGAGSVVSLSSQHGLTVSIKNNIASSQIPHPGSSMKARPKLNRSRIRQYPTTSYTPTMFTVVNDQAIPPELPVAGPPPPRKILKRSVTSARDTRAGVASPVMVYPQQNSRPVPEPHRQILDPKVQKEIAMLQGKEVSLNSGPGPGVKGFRHIPSHTARSLNERFTEERMITT from the exons ATGATATCATCAAGATGAAAGGCCGTAAGCGTAGTTCAAATAGTAGAGGCCGAGGCCAGAAGTCGGCAGGTCACCAAGATCGTGGGATGAGCCACTCAAGCCGAGGCCTGGGCCGGGGCCGGGCCTGGGGCCAGGGCTGGGGCCGAACTAGGGGCTCTCGGATCCTATCTCCTAAATTTACTG TGCAACGTGCTGGCATCCGGGCAGCGGGGAGGGATACACCAGTTCGGAGTAAAGGCATTCCTGGGCTGGGGCGAGGCCAGGCAGGACTGGGCAGAAACCGTGGTGGGCTCCTGAATGGCTGGAGTAGAGGTGtgtggagtgggagaggggtaAGAGGAGGTTCTCAggagcaaagaggaagaggtggtatagcaggaagaggaagaggcagaggttCATTGAGGGGACGAGGAAGCATTGCCATCCTAAGAAGAGGTCGTGGTGGCATCACACAAAGAGCCTCCACCACTCACCCACAACTTGTCCGCCAG AATAGTCAGCAGAACATCACCGCACGGGACTCTTCCTTCAGGCAGCGGCTGGCTAGAAGAAAGATTCAGCAGGCCCGCAAGACCTTGGTCTTATCCCAGCAGAACAACAGAGCCAAGGCACGGCTAGGCATAGTCAATGCTATGCGGGGAATACAG CAGGAGGAACAAATAAAACCTGTACGTGGGGCAGGCTCCATGCGAGGGGCTGGCTCTGTCGTGTCCCTTTCCTCACAGCATGGCCTCACAGTCAGCATCAAGAACAACATTGCATCAAGTCAGATTCCACATCCTG GTTCTTCAATGAAAGCAAGGCCCAAACTAAACAGAAGCAGAATAAGGCAATATCCTACAACAAGCTACACACCAACCATGTTCACAGTTGTGAACGACCAAGCAATACCTCCAGAGCTACCAGTCGCAGGCCCTCCACCACCTAGAAAAATTTTGAAGCGCAGTGTTACCTCTGCTAGAGACACAAGAGCTGGAGTGGCCTCACCAGTGATGGTTTACCCGCAACAGAACTCTCGTCCAGTCCCAGAACCCCATCGTCAAATACTAGATCCCAAGGTGCAGAAAGAGATAGCTATGCTGCAGGGCAAGGAAGTTTCTTTGAATAGTGGGCCAGGTCCAGGAGTGAAGGGATTCAGACACATCCCCAGTCACACGGCACGCTCCCTTAATGAACGTTTCACTGAAGAGAGGATGATAACTACATAA